A single window of Sporosarcina sp. FSL W7-1349 DNA harbors:
- the spoVT gene encoding stage V sporulation protein T, with protein sequence MKATGIVRRIDDLGRVVIPKEIRRTLRIREGDPLEIFTDRDGEVILKKYSPISELGQFAKEYAETLYETLGTPALISDRDEMIAVAGLSKKDYMNRQLSPDVEEMMATRKVITEKLEKTIEWVPGQVEQVKSYCIAPIVAGGDTIGAVYILSKVHFVGEVEQKAVETAAHFLSKQMEQ encoded by the coding sequence ATGAAGGCAACAGGAATCGTCCGCAGAATCGATGACCTGGGAAGGGTTGTCATCCCGAAGGAAATACGGAGGACGCTCCGGATCCGAGAAGGGGATCCGCTTGAAATTTTTACTGACCGAGACGGAGAAGTCATCCTGAAAAAATATTCACCAATATCCGAGCTTGGACAGTTTGCGAAAGAATACGCAGAGACTTTATATGAAACGCTGGGGACTCCTGCACTCATTAGTGACCGTGACGAAATGATCGCGGTTGCAGGATTGTCCAAGAAGGACTATATGAATCGGCAACTGTCGCCGGATGTCGAGGAAATGATGGCCACCCGGAAAGTCATCACGGAAAAGCTCGAAAAAACAATCGAGTGGGTCCCGGGTCAAGTGGAGCAAGTGAAATCGTACTGCATCGCTCCAATTGTCGCAGGCGGCGATACAATCGGTGCGGTCTACATCTTATCCAAAGTGCATTTCGTTGGTGAAGTCGAACAAAAAGCGGTGGAAACCGCAGCCCATTTTCTGTCCAAACAGATGGAGCAATAG
- the yabQ gene encoding spore cortex biosynthesis protein YabQ, with protein MSLSVQFLSLLAMIGTGVAGGALIDLIQTGTTNMGKRSFIRRHAIWFEAIGWIVVGCGSFYVLFLVRDGAWRMYDPIAQICGLLLYASIFHKPFRLVGRIILLVVVRPILFVLRIIISIIRRIIRIFIRLIILLFTPFIRLYQALRRKLFKTKED; from the coding sequence ATGAGCCTCTCCGTCCAGTTTCTTAGTCTCCTGGCGATGATCGGGACAGGTGTGGCAGGCGGAGCACTCATCGATTTGATTCAAACCGGGACGACGAATATGGGAAAACGGTCATTTATCCGCAGACACGCAATCTGGTTTGAAGCGATCGGGTGGATTGTGGTCGGTTGCGGGTCATTCTATGTCTTGTTCCTTGTCAGGGACGGGGCCTGGCGGATGTATGATCCGATTGCCCAGATTTGTGGATTGCTTTTGTATGCGAGTATTTTCCACAAGCCGTTTCGATTGGTCGGGCGCATCATCCTGCTAGTTGTGGTGAGGCCCATATTGTTTGTCTTGCGTATCATAATCTCCATCATACGGCGGATCATCCGAATTTTCATCAGACTGATCATCCTTCTCTTCACACCGTTCATCCGGCTCTATCAGGCCCTTCGTAGAAAACTCTTTAAAACGAAGGAAGACTGA
- a CDS encoding FtsB family cell division protein gives MEERSSRATVASIQTEYVRNLQKQQQRKAARKVRLFRRLAVLGIISAIFFGALIHTHFKQKQVLADKEQQKAELTVQLQEVQAEQELLEKQLVKLDDDEYIAKLARKEYFLSDRNEIIFSIPEKHQKKDGNMEGKE, from the coding sequence ATGGAGGAACGATCGTCGCGTGCAACAGTGGCATCGATTCAAACCGAATACGTCCGCAATCTCCAAAAACAACAGCAACGGAAGGCGGCGCGGAAAGTCCGTTTGTTTCGCAGGCTGGCAGTACTTGGCATCATTTCGGCTATCTTTTTCGGTGCATTGATCCACACCCATTTTAAACAGAAACAGGTCTTGGCTGATAAAGAGCAGCAAAAGGCCGAGTTGACTGTCCAATTGCAAGAAGTGCAAGCAGAGCAGGAATTATTGGAAAAGCAACTTGTGAAATTGGACGATGATGAATATATTGCAAAGCTGGCGAGAAAAGAATATTTCTTGTCAGACCGGAATGAAATCATATTTTCCATCCCTGAAAAGCACCAAAAAAAGGATGGAAATATGGAAGGAAAAGAGTAG
- a CDS encoding RNA-binding S4 domain-containing protein translates to MRLDKFLKVSRLIKRRTLAKQVADQGRITINGKVAKASSVVKAGDELAIRFGQKIVTARVEVLKDSTKKEDAASMYIILKEEKLEKVEPEFIDDED, encoded by the coding sequence ATGAGATTAGATAAGTTTTTGAAAGTATCCCGCTTGATCAAACGGCGGACTTTAGCGAAGCAAGTGGCCGACCAAGGCCGCATTACGATTAACGGGAAAGTGGCGAAAGCTTCTTCGGTAGTGAAGGCAGGCGATGAATTGGCCATCCGATTCGGCCAAAAAATCGTCACTGCACGAGTCGAGGTATTAAAAGACTCTACGAAAAAAGAAGATGCCGCGTCCATGTACATAATATTGAAAGAGGAAAAGTTGGAAAAGGTAGAGCCGGAATTTATTGACGATGAGGATTGA
- the tilS gene encoding tRNA lysidine(34) synthetase TilS, which translates to MGEFERTVLRFIEENGLVKRGDSLLVACSGGIDSVAVLHFMASRRKRWGIEVAAVHVDHMLRGEESAEDGVLVNSLCKQYGIPFYGRSVPVPDILAEKGGNVQAVCRIGRYALFEEIMQKDDFACLVTAHHADDQLETMLMQMTKGVPPLGMPAERELGVGRLIRPFFPVTKTDIQGYAAENELPYREDPSNESDDYMRNRIRHQLLPFILGENASAAVNAVRISNRLQEDNELLWQLVEERVGQFVQFDENALPFIDDHAFFGMPVALQRRAIPLLLNYLYDGRRISVEYRDALTEQLLRHVSSQQGNVTVDLPEGFRFVREYGKLFFTQRQFADEPTTQKRLEKGVWTPWTNGLELLWDDVHKVEEDMLEDGTEIMYFTLPDVAFPLFARIREDGDRILLEGMPHPKRLSRLFIDEKIARTERDRLPVIITAQGDVCAVPGVRYGMAFSKRRTGQPYIFAMKRRPALAEDKLLEN; encoded by the coding sequence TTGGGAGAATTCGAACGGACCGTTTTACGTTTTATTGAGGAAAATGGGCTTGTGAAACGGGGGGACAGTTTGTTGGTCGCTTGTTCGGGGGGGATCGATTCCGTTGCGGTTCTTCATTTTATGGCGAGCCGCCGAAAAAGGTGGGGGATCGAAGTCGCCGCTGTCCATGTGGATCATATGTTGAGAGGGGAGGAGTCTGCCGAGGACGGTGTGCTGGTGAACAGCTTATGCAAGCAGTACGGCATTCCGTTTTACGGCAGAAGTGTGCCTGTCCCCGACATTCTTGCCGAAAAGGGGGGCAATGTCCAAGCGGTATGCCGTATTGGAAGATATGCTTTATTTGAAGAAATTATGCAAAAGGATGATTTCGCCTGCTTGGTGACGGCCCATCATGCCGATGACCAACTGGAAACGATGTTGATGCAGATGACCAAGGGGGTCCCGCCGCTTGGCATGCCAGCGGAACGGGAATTGGGCGTCGGCAGGCTGATCCGTCCGTTCTTCCCAGTTACCAAAACGGATATTCAGGGGTATGCCGCGGAGAATGAATTACCGTATCGAGAGGACCCAAGTAATGAAAGCGACGACTATATGCGGAACCGCATCCGTCATCAGCTACTGCCCTTCATCTTGGGGGAAAACGCGTCGGCGGCTGTTAATGCCGTCCGGATTTCCAACAGATTGCAAGAGGATAATGAGTTGCTTTGGCAGCTCGTCGAGGAGCGGGTTGGCCAATTCGTACAATTTGATGAAAACGCACTCCCTTTCATTGATGACCATGCCTTTTTCGGCATGCCCGTCGCTTTACAAAGGAGGGCGATTCCTCTACTATTGAATTATCTTTATGATGGTCGGCGTATATCGGTGGAATACCGTGACGCGCTAACTGAACAACTGCTGCGTCATGTTTCTTCGCAACAAGGAAATGTCACGGTTGACCTGCCGGAAGGATTTCGTTTTGTAAGGGAATATGGCAAATTGTTTTTCACTCAAAGACAATTTGCCGATGAACCGACAACTCAAAAACGATTGGAGAAAGGCGTTTGGACTCCATGGACAAATGGGCTCGAGCTTCTTTGGGATGATGTACATAAAGTAGAGGAAGACATGCTGGAGGATGGAACCGAAATCATGTATTTCACTCTCCCCGATGTGGCTTTTCCGCTTTTTGCACGGATCAGGGAAGACGGAGACCGGATCCTATTGGAAGGGATGCCGCATCCAAAGCGGCTATCGAGGCTGTTCATCGACGAAAAGATCGCAAGGACAGAGCGCGATCGTTTACCCGTAATTATTACCGCCCAAGGGGATGTATGTGCTGTACCAGGAGTGCGATACGGCATGGCTTTCTCGAAGAGGAGGACCGGCCAGCCATACATATTTGCAATGAAGAGACGACCTGCGCTTGCAGAAGATAAACTCCTAGAGAATTAG
- a CDS encoding SpoIIE family protein phosphatase, whose product MKMMSNVEHSAGQSIRMYIEAIGKRKLYLFISLLFLLGSFFLSQAVLFDAAVPFFLPVWALAKARFRKHLIWVFIGGMAGSAFLGLGQAILHLLQLILFNAVIKYPFTRKSVPITVAGCLIVVQVVWQFIMHAGQPPVMVQLAIGYEAVLALFMTFFLFVAFPPIDRLYFEKWTPERLSAACIIGAMAATGMSGVMIGHVSIASTLIHLTILLAALAGGIPFSTTVAMIIAAIIGIAELSFTGMMAVYGMTGFLAGALRRFGKMGIALSGLFVSVFFLLYDLTLPLDTSYFVSIGVASILFLLIPTKKVDPLRHALFPERQEVSEKRQKWLAERLDEQLADFQQFAEFMSTLVKDRFSSTDASAVRAVPSICQSCFRYSKCWEGQDEEMPRLFQAWEATYSVTKKAARHKVEEKIRYKCIRFTGLVAELEEQSASRLLNGQLQHGRKMLALQLRDMSAHLEKMMNEIKEDISVYKPDEEEIAKSLKERNIEFFQIDILSGERGARRIVICIPEKRSDFETDTTVAERLVLPILEEQYNEPFQVVKSSVQQHPFPHLQLTFGSAVRFSLEYGIAAASGSGSFQAGDAYEVFPIHEGLTAVLLSDGMGQDLNAYRESRKVIRLMRECLNRKMNPETAMHTLHYMMALNGLDDMYATLDLALVDLQEGRLWSWKAGSMSTYIKRGEDFIRLDSKSVPVGFLPSFSVEAKNEELKSGDLIVMMTDGLLNGEISLEIQEKAIYSTLERCGHSDCDKIADRIMNEMERRFRAVGDDRTVLVMRVDHALPKWTGFRPNSSVISREKMIG is encoded by the coding sequence ATGAAAATGATGAGCAATGTGGAACATTCAGCTGGGCAGTCCATCCGTATGTATATCGAGGCAATCGGAAAACGAAAACTGTATCTATTCATCTCACTCTTATTTTTGCTCGGTTCCTTCTTTTTATCGCAAGCGGTCTTGTTTGATGCGGCTGTTCCGTTTTTTCTTCCGGTGTGGGCATTGGCAAAGGCGCGTTTCCGTAAACACTTGATCTGGGTCTTTATCGGCGGAATGGCCGGAAGCGCTTTCCTTGGTCTTGGACAAGCGATCCTCCATCTTTTGCAACTTATTCTATTCAATGCGGTCATCAAATATCCATTCACACGGAAATCCGTTCCCATTACCGTCGCGGGATGTCTAATCGTCGTCCAAGTCGTATGGCAATTTATCATGCATGCGGGGCAGCCGCCGGTCATGGTCCAGCTGGCCATCGGATATGAAGCGGTGCTTGCCTTATTCATGACATTCTTCCTGTTTGTCGCCTTTCCCCCGATCGACCGCCTCTATTTTGAAAAATGGACGCCGGAACGTTTGAGTGCGGCTTGTATTATCGGTGCGATGGCGGCGACCGGGATGAGCGGGGTGATGATCGGCCATGTGTCAATTGCAAGTACCCTGATCCATTTGACAATTTTGCTTGCGGCTCTGGCAGGCGGGATTCCGTTTTCGACCACGGTCGCGATGATCATTGCAGCAATCATTGGCATAGCGGAGCTGTCCTTCACCGGGATGATGGCCGTGTATGGCATGACCGGATTCCTCGCGGGTGCCTTGAGGCGATTCGGCAAAATGGGCATTGCCTTGTCGGGATTATTTGTGTCGGTGTTCTTTCTCCTCTATGATTTGACACTGCCATTGGATACTTCCTATTTTGTTTCGATTGGGGTGGCTTCGATTTTATTTCTATTGATTCCTACCAAAAAGGTGGATCCGCTTCGTCATGCGTTGTTTCCCGAACGGCAGGAAGTTTCGGAAAAGCGGCAAAAGTGGCTGGCCGAGCGCTTGGATGAACAATTAGCGGACTTCCAGCAATTTGCAGAGTTCATGTCCACGCTCGTCAAAGACCGATTCTCCTCGACGGATGCATCGGCCGTGCGGGCGGTTCCTTCCATCTGTCAGTCCTGTTTCCGCTATTCGAAATGCTGGGAGGGACAGGATGAGGAGATGCCGCGCTTATTCCAGGCATGGGAGGCGACGTATTCCGTGACGAAGAAGGCGGCGCGCCATAAAGTGGAGGAAAAGATCCGATATAAATGTATCCGCTTCACCGGACTCGTCGCGGAGCTGGAGGAGCAGTCCGCCAGCCGTCTTTTGAACGGTCAGCTTCAGCATGGCCGTAAAATGTTGGCCCTCCAACTGAGGGACATGAGCGCCCATCTAGAGAAGATGATGAATGAAATTAAAGAGGATATTTCCGTCTATAAACCAGACGAGGAGGAGATTGCCAAGTCGTTGAAAGAAAGGAATATCGAATTCTTCCAGATTGATATTCTGTCAGGCGAGAGAGGGGCCCGTCGGATTGTCATCTGCATCCCGGAAAAGCGATCTGATTTCGAAACGGATACGACGGTGGCGGAACGATTGGTGCTGCCAATACTGGAGGAGCAGTATAATGAACCGTTCCAAGTCGTCAAGTCGTCTGTCCAGCAGCATCCGTTCCCTCATTTACAATTGACATTCGGTTCCGCTGTTCGTTTTTCATTGGAATACGGAATTGCGGCGGCATCGGGAAGTGGATCCTTCCAAGCGGGGGACGCCTATGAAGTTTTTCCGATCCATGAAGGCTTGACGGCTGTTCTGTTATCAGATGGAATGGGACAGGACCTGAATGCCTACCGGGAGAGCAGGAAAGTGATCCGGTTGATGCGTGAGTGCCTGAATCGGAAGATGAATCCTGAAACGGCAATGCACACGCTACATTATATGATGGCGTTAAATGGGTTGGACGATATGTACGCCACGCTGGATCTCGCTTTGGTCGACTTGCAGGAAGGACGCCTTTGGTCTTGGAAGGCCGGATCTATGAGTACGTATATCAAAAGAGGGGAAGACTTTATCAGATTGGACAGTAAATCGGTCCCGGTCGGCTTTTTACCATCATTTTCAGTGGAGGCTAAAAACGAAGAATTGAAATCCGGTGATTTAATTGTCATGATGACGGATGGACTGTTAAATGGCGAGATTTCATTGGAAATACAAGAGAAGGCAATATACAGCACACTTGAAAGATGCGGACATTCGGATTGCGATAAGATTGCCGACCGGATTATGAATGAAATGGAGCGCAGGTTCAGGGCGGTAGGGGATGACCGGACGGTGCTCGTCATGAGGGTGGACCACGCCCTTCCGAAATGGACAGGATTCAGACCGAATTCATCGGTTATTTCCCGGGAAAAGATGATAGGATAG
- a CDS encoding putative polysaccharide biosynthesis protein, whose translation MSSADWNMKTFMKGASILAVSAILVRVLGAVYRVPFQNLVGDKGFYIYQQVYPFIGIFIVWTSYGFAVAVSKLLAASESRDEKNATRRIAFFYLALVSLVFFIGLTVLAPFFARSMGDMELAPLLRTGAYIVLVMPALAVLKGSFQAEGNMVPVAVSSVGEQAVRVCIILVGTWIAVHAGASLYTTGTIAMWGGVVGQAAGVAILAFYSRKLFQGPLIGVKPWPIVKELTVVSISVSASSLILLLFQLVDSFTVYNGLLANGFAEEAAMARKGVYDRGHPLVQMGILIATTLALAIVPLIAHHAPKEEGRGALPFIRLTFRTAFLFGWAAAAGLALVMPYVNEMLFETRDGSLTLIIFSFQIFWLSLILPLTAVLQGAGKVKIPTLLLAGGLVIKIVSNYVGVPLFDVTGAALAGNIGLAAISLGLLLYFKKVWPIALAPIRFYGWIVAATVLMAAIVMSWMILGDWVLFDKLPSRIGSALIALSSVALGAAVFLSVVMKSRIMAEKDWYLLPFGKRLAVIQLWLNKNRR comes from the coding sequence ATGTCTTCAGCGGATTGGAATATGAAAACGTTCATGAAAGGCGCTTCGATTTTGGCGGTGTCGGCTATTCTGGTCAGAGTGCTCGGCGCGGTCTATCGTGTGCCTTTTCAAAACCTAGTGGGGGATAAAGGTTTTTATATTTACCAGCAAGTGTATCCGTTCATTGGAATTTTTATCGTTTGGACTTCTTACGGATTTGCGGTTGCCGTTTCGAAACTTTTGGCGGCTAGCGAGAGCCGAGATGAAAAGAACGCAACGAGGCGAATTGCGTTTTTTTATTTAGCCCTGGTCTCCCTTGTCTTTTTTATAGGGCTGACTGTTTTGGCTCCGTTTTTTGCACGCTCGATGGGGGATATGGAGTTGGCCCCCTTGCTCCGGACCGGTGCGTATATTGTACTTGTCATGCCGGCACTGGCCGTTTTGAAAGGCTCCTTTCAAGCAGAGGGGAACATGGTGCCGGTTGCTGTTTCCAGTGTTGGTGAGCAGGCGGTCCGGGTCTGTATTATTTTAGTGGGGACATGGATTGCCGTGCATGCAGGCGCAAGCCTCTATACAACCGGAACCATCGCGATGTGGGGTGGCGTCGTTGGACAGGCTGCCGGGGTCGCAATCCTTGCGTTTTATTCCCGAAAGTTGTTCCAAGGCCCGTTGATAGGGGTCAAACCTTGGCCGATCGTTAAAGAATTGACGGTTGTCAGCATTAGCGTTAGTGCCAGCTCACTCATTCTCCTGTTATTTCAATTGGTCGATTCATTCACCGTTTACAATGGTCTGTTGGCAAACGGGTTTGCGGAGGAAGCCGCCATGGCACGGAAAGGTGTCTATGACCGTGGTCATCCACTCGTCCAAATGGGAATCTTGATTGCGACGACATTGGCATTGGCGATTGTCCCGCTCATCGCGCATCATGCCCCCAAAGAAGAGGGGAGGGGCGCCTTGCCTTTCATCCGCTTGACGTTCCGGACAGCATTTTTATTCGGTTGGGCGGCGGCGGCCGGCCTCGCGCTCGTAATGCCCTATGTGAATGAAATGTTGTTCGAGACGAGAGACGGTTCCCTGACATTGATCATTTTTTCATTCCAAATTTTTTGGCTATCTTTAATCCTGCCGTTGACTGCCGTCTTGCAAGGGGCTGGAAAAGTGAAAATCCCGACGTTGCTCCTTGCGGGTGGACTCGTTATTAAAATAGTTTCCAATTATGTAGGGGTGCCGCTCTTCGATGTGACCGGTGCGGCCCTTGCGGGGAACATCGGATTGGCTGCCATTTCGCTTGGCCTTTTGTTATATTTTAAGAAGGTTTGGCCGATTGCGCTTGCGCCCATCCGTTTCTATGGATGGATAGTGGCCGCGACTGTATTGATGGCGGCAATTGTTATGTCGTGGATGATTCTAGGCGACTGGGTATTGTTCGACAAACTGCCATCCCGCATCGGCTCCGCCCTAATTGCGCTGTCGTCCGTCGCGCTGGGTGCAGCCGTTTTCTTAAGTGTCGTCATGAAATCACGTATAATGGCGGAGAAGGATTGGTATTTGCTACCGTTTGGCAAACGGTTGGCCGTCATCCAACTCTGGCTGAATAAAAATAGAAGGTGA
- a CDS encoding S1 domain-containing RNA-binding protein, with the protein MSIEVGSKLEGKVTGITNFGAFVELPNGSTGLVHISEVADNYVKDINDHLKVGDMVEVKVMNVGTDGKIGLSIRKAQPESERPQRPQRPHRPRQGGRPMNDRPENFEQKMAKFMKDSEERLSTLKRATESKRGGRGARRG; encoded by the coding sequence ATGTCAATTGAAGTAGGCAGCAAGTTAGAGGGTAAAGTAACAGGAATCACAAACTTCGGAGCATTTGTTGAGCTACCGAACGGTTCGACAGGCTTGGTCCATATTAGTGAAGTAGCGGACAATTATGTCAAGGACATCAATGATCATTTAAAAGTAGGCGACATGGTTGAAGTGAAAGTGATGAATGTCGGAACAGATGGCAAAATCGGTCTGTCGATTCGTAAAGCACAGCCTGAATCCGAACGCCCACAACGTCCTCAGCGCCCGCATCGTCCTCGTCAAGGCGGTCGGCCAATGAATGATCGTCCAGAAAATTTTGAACAGAAAATGGCAAAGTTCATGAAAGATAGTGAAGAACGCCTCTCCACTCTCAAGAGAGCGACGGAGTCCAAACGTGGTGGACGCGGAGCAAGAAGAGGATAA
- the yabP gene encoding sporulation protein YabP: MQIQTDSPTYTIPSGDHVVTMRNRKRMDLTSVKSIDRFDQEEFLIRTSQGMLQIRGEELRIVHLDVDKGLLTLEGTVSTIQYDEEESGSRNFLHKLFG; encoded by the coding sequence ATGCAAATCCAGACGGACAGCCCTACGTATACAATCCCATCAGGTGATCATGTAGTCACAATGCGCAACAGAAAAAGGATGGACCTCACTTCAGTCAAATCAATCGACCGGTTCGACCAAGAAGAATTCCTCATTCGGACATCGCAAGGCATGCTGCAAATACGCGGGGAGGAACTGCGCATCGTCCATCTCGATGTCGATAAGGGGCTTCTCACATTGGAAGGGACGGTATCGACCATCCAATACGATGAAGAAGAATCAGGATCACGGAATTTCCTCCATAAATTATTTGGATGA
- the mazG gene encoding nucleoside triphosphate pyrophosphohydrolase, which yields MNRITIIGLGAGELEQLSIGTYRKLKEADIIVARTDQHPAVSELKAEGVELASFDGIYERNDAFEDVYEQIVEELLRMAADRPVTYVVPGHPLVAERTVQLLIERENAGEASLDILGGNSFLDPIFAALRIDPIEGFQLLDGTDLKRDEVHMQQHVLIGQVYDAFVASEVKLALMEKYAYDHPVTIVTAAGSSKEQLRTVPLFELDRETTIDNLTTVYVPPVGKREERLKEWATFREIIAALRAPDGCPWDREQTHETLKRYLVEEAHELLEAIDQEDDEAIIEELGDVLLQVFLHAQIGEDDGFFAMEDILESIGSKMIRRHPHVFGDIDVKDSEEVLRNWQDIKKSEKPQQESLLKGQERSESSLLTAFNYQKEAAKVGFDWPDIEGAFDKFEEEWAEFRQEVEEGTPASQVDELGDVLFTLVNLARFLKISPEEAMIHANQKFHSRFSFVEQQVKEGSGNFTDYTLDELEEFWQQAKGRRKK from the coding sequence ATGAATCGAATTACAATTATCGGCCTCGGTGCAGGCGAGCTGGAGCAACTATCCATCGGTACCTACCGAAAATTGAAAGAAGCGGACATCATTGTCGCACGAACAGACCAGCATCCTGCTGTTTCGGAGTTAAAGGCGGAAGGCGTGGAACTGGCAAGTTTCGACGGAATTTACGAACGGAATGATGCGTTTGAGGACGTCTATGAACAAATTGTCGAGGAACTGCTTCGGATGGCGGCCGATCGCCCGGTGACTTATGTCGTACCGGGGCATCCGCTTGTAGCGGAACGGACCGTGCAGTTATTGATCGAAAGGGAGAACGCAGGTGAAGCAAGCCTTGATATCTTAGGCGGCAACAGCTTTCTAGACCCTATTTTTGCTGCGCTGCGCATCGATCCAATTGAAGGATTTCAATTGCTTGATGGAACTGATTTGAAGCGGGATGAGGTCCATATGCAGCAACATGTCCTCATTGGACAGGTGTATGATGCGTTCGTCGCTTCTGAGGTGAAATTGGCCTTGATGGAAAAGTACGCGTACGACCATCCGGTGACGATTGTGACGGCAGCTGGTTCTTCCAAGGAACAGCTGCGAACCGTCCCACTGTTTGAACTGGATCGGGAGACGACGATCGACAATTTGACGACGGTGTACGTCCCGCCTGTTGGAAAGCGGGAAGAGCGCCTGAAAGAATGGGCGACGTTCCGTGAAATCATAGCAGCTTTGCGCGCGCCGGATGGCTGTCCATGGGATCGGGAACAGACGCATGAAACGTTGAAACGCTATCTCGTGGAAGAGGCCCATGAGCTATTGGAAGCGATCGACCAGGAGGATGACGAGGCCATTATCGAAGAACTGGGCGACGTTCTATTGCAAGTGTTCCTTCATGCACAAATCGGGGAAGACGATGGTTTTTTTGCAATGGAAGACATTTTAGAATCGATCGGTTCCAAAATGATCCGCCGTCATCCCCATGTGTTTGGTGATATTGATGTGAAAGATTCGGAGGAAGTATTGCGGAACTGGCAGGATATTAAAAAGAGCGAAAAACCGCAGCAAGAGTCTTTATTGAAGGGGCAGGAACGGTCCGAATCATCTTTGTTGACAGCCTTTAATTATCAAAAAGAGGCGGCGAAAGTCGGGTTTGATTGGCCGGATATTGAAGGAGCCTTTGACAAGTTCGAGGAGGAATGGGCGGAATTCCGACAGGAGGTGGAGGAAGGAACGCCCGCAAGCCAAGTGGATGAGCTTGGGGATGTCCTCTTCACGCTCGTCAATCTGGCACGGTTCTTGAAAATCTCGCCGGAAGAGGCGATGATTCACGCCAATCAAAAATTCCATTCACGCTTTTCATTTGTCGAACAACAGGTAAAAGAGGGAAGCGGGAATTTCACCGACTACACACTGGATGAACTGGAAGAGTTTTGGCAACAAGCGAAAGGAAGGAGAAAGAAATGA
- the hpt gene encoding hypoxanthine phosphoribosyltransferase, protein MLAKDIEEVLITEEEIEGKISELGAVLTEEYQDKFPLAIGVLKGALPFMSDLMKKIDAYIELDFMDVSSYGNATVSSGEVKIIKDLNTSVEGRDVLIIEDIIDSGKTLSYLVDLLKYRKANSIKIVTLLDKPTGRKVELKADYVGFIVPDAFVVGYGLDYAEKYRNLPYIGVLKKEIYSF, encoded by the coding sequence ATGTTGGCAAAAGATATCGAAGAAGTACTGATTACGGAAGAAGAAATAGAAGGAAAAATTAGTGAGCTCGGTGCCGTTTTAACCGAAGAATACCAAGATAAGTTTCCGCTTGCCATCGGCGTGTTGAAAGGTGCATTGCCTTTCATGAGCGATTTGATGAAGAAGATTGACGCTTACATCGAATTGGATTTCATGGACGTGTCCAGTTATGGCAACGCGACCGTCTCCTCAGGTGAAGTGAAAATCATTAAAGATTTGAACACCAGCGTAGAGGGACGGGATGTCCTTATTATCGAGGATATTATCGACAGCGGAAAAACATTAAGCTATCTCGTTGACCTGTTGAAGTATCGGAAGGCTAACTCCATCAAAATTGTAACTTTGCTGGATAAACCGACCGGGCGTAAGGTCGAACTGAAAGCGGATTATGTTGGATTTATTGTCCCGGATGCCTTCGTCGTAGGGTATGGTTTGGACTACGCGGAAAAATACAGAAACTTGCCTTATATCGGCGTGTTAAAGAAGGAAATTTATTCTTTCTAA